The proteins below come from a single Erythrobacter sp. SG61-1L genomic window:
- a CDS encoding efflux RND transporter periplasmic adaptor subunit, with amino-acid sequence MIGKTHLRLGIAAALLPLALPLAGCGSSESEPAQVQKATGERFTVQLAETGDWKDVSAEISTVDQAQVLARIPGILTSLSVKEGDLVRKGQVIGRIVDSQLGYQAGAYGAQAAAAQAQAAAAKAELERVQFLFDNGVYAKARLDQAKASADAAQAQVNAARQQQGAVNAVAGQGAVVAPASGRVLMADVPAGSPVAPGMPIAVITAGATVLKLELPESLAAQVHPGSRVLAQMPGAADVTGTIVKLYPSVMGGQVRADVEIAGLDGSLIGRRISAKVEAGSRKALLVPADYVTTAYGLDTVWAVGKDGSAASVPVQTAPSTEKGKVEVLSGLSAGDTIVKQAAK; translated from the coding sequence ATGATCGGGAAGACACATCTGCGTCTGGGTATTGCGGCGGCGTTGCTGCCGCTGGCGCTGCCTCTGGCGGGTTGCGGCAGCAGCGAGAGCGAGCCAGCCCAGGTCCAGAAGGCCACCGGAGAGCGCTTCACTGTCCAGCTTGCCGAGACTGGCGACTGGAAAGATGTGAGTGCGGAAATCTCTACCGTGGATCAGGCACAGGTTCTCGCCCGTATTCCCGGCATCCTCACCTCGCTCTCTGTCAAGGAAGGCGATCTTGTCCGCAAGGGGCAGGTGATCGGGCGCATCGTCGACAGCCAGCTAGGCTATCAGGCGGGCGCCTATGGCGCGCAGGCCGCTGCCGCACAGGCACAGGCCGCCGCCGCCAAGGCTGAGCTGGAGCGTGTCCAGTTCCTCTTCGACAATGGCGTCTATGCTAAGGCGCGGCTGGATCAGGCCAAGGCCTCCGCCGATGCGGCGCAGGCGCAGGTCAATGCCGCCCGCCAGCAGCAGGGCGCCGTCAATGCAGTGGCAGGGCAGGGCGCGGTCGTCGCGCCAGCTTCGGGCCGGGTGCTCATGGCCGATGTGCCTGCCGGTTCGCCCGTGGCGCCGGGTATGCCGATTGCGGTCATTACCGCAGGGGCAACGGTGCTGAAGCTCGAACTGCCGGAATCGCTCGCCGCACAGGTCCATCCCGGTTCGCGTGTTCTGGCCCAGATGCCGGGCGCGGCGGATGTGACCGGCACTATCGTGAAGCTCTATCCTTCCGTCATGGGCGGGCAGGTGCGCGCCGATGTGGAGATTGCCGGGCTGGATGGCTCGCTGATCGGCAGGCGCATTTCCGCGAAGGTAGAGGCAGGCAGCCGCAAGGCGCTGCTCGTCCCTGCGGATTACGTTACCACGGCCTATGGCCTCGATACTGTCTGGGCCGTGGGCAAGGATGGCAGTGCGGCCAGCGTGCCGGTCCAGACCGCCCCTTCGACCGAGAAGGGCAAGGTGGAAGTGCTTTCCGGCCTTTCCGCTGGTGACACTATCGTTAAGCAGGCCGCGAAATGA
- a CDS encoding rhodanese-like domain-containing protein, with the protein MGLFGKPKHKELTAAELKAMLDRGEVQVVDVREPDEFQQGHIPGALNMPLSSFSPNKLPESQGKILVLNCLGGKRSGIALDQCGVAQSAVDTHLAGGFGAWAQAGLPVER; encoded by the coding sequence ATGGGCCTGTTCGGCAAACCCAAGCACAAGGAACTGACCGCAGCAGAGCTGAAGGCCATGCTGGATCGCGGCGAAGTGCAGGTCGTTGACGTGCGCGAACCTGACGAATTCCAGCAGGGGCACATTCCAGGGGCGCTCAACATGCCGCTCTCCAGCTTTTCGCCCAACAAGCTTCCCGAGTCGCAGGGCAAGATTCTCGTGCTAAACTGCCTTGGCGGCAAGCGTTCCGGCATTGCGCTCGATCAATGCGGCGTGGCCCAATCTGCGGTGGATACCCATCTTGCGGGTGGCTTCGGTGCCTGGGCGCAGGCTGGCCTGCCGGTAGAACGCTAA
- a CDS encoding FAD/NAD(P)-binding oxidoreductase: MSDQPQIVVLGAGLGGTIAAYEIRQALGKSASITVLNKGEDYWFVPSNPWVAVGWREPESIRVHLPPVMEKHGIGFNSVGAAKVHPKENRVELLDGSSVSYDYLVIATGPELAFDEIPGFGPNGHTQSICVTDHAKAAHAKFEELCANPRPIVVGAVQGASCYGPAYEMAMILDTELKRRKIRDRVPMTFVTPEPYVGHLGLDGVGDTKGLLESEMRDRHIKWITNAKVTSVEDGKVHVEEVNDDGSLKKTHDLDFGWAMMLPAFRGVEAVMGIEGLSNPRGFIITDKHQRNTAYPNIFGLGVCIAIPPVGPTPLPVGVPKTGFMIESMVTAIAQNLKEILAGQEPTHEATWNAICLADFGNGGVAFVAKPQIPPRNVNWASEGKWVHLAKIGFEKYFLHKVRSGESEPFYEKLALHVLGVKKLRFN; the protein is encoded by the coding sequence ATGTCTGACCAACCCCAAATCGTCGTCCTCGGAGCGGGACTTGGCGGAACGATTGCCGCCTATGAAATCCGGCAGGCTCTTGGAAAATCCGCCAGCATTACCGTGCTGAACAAGGGCGAGGATTACTGGTTCGTCCCGTCCAATCCCTGGGTTGCCGTCGGCTGGCGCGAGCCTGAGTCGATTCGGGTCCATCTCCCTCCCGTGATGGAAAAGCATGGCATCGGCTTCAATTCGGTGGGCGCCGCCAAGGTTCACCCCAAGGAAAACCGGGTCGAGCTGCTCGACGGCTCTTCGGTTTCCTATGACTATCTGGTTATCGCCACCGGGCCGGAACTGGCCTTTGACGAAATCCCCGGCTTTGGCCCCAATGGCCATACGCAAAGCATCTGCGTGACCGACCATGCCAAGGCCGCTCACGCGAAATTCGAGGAACTCTGCGCCAATCCCCGGCCCATCGTGGTCGGCGCCGTTCAGGGCGCCAGCTGCTATGGCCCCGCCTACGAAATGGCGATGATCCTCGATACGGAACTCAAGCGCCGCAAGATCCGCGACCGCGTGCCGATGACATTCGTGACGCCGGAACCCTATGTCGGCCATCTCGGCCTTGACGGGGTGGGCGACACCAAGGGCCTGCTCGAAAGCGAAATGCGCGACCGCCACATCAAGTGGATCACGAATGCCAAGGTCACTTCGGTGGAAGACGGCAAGGTCCATGTCGAGGAAGTCAATGATGACGGCTCCCTCAAGAAGACCCACGATCTCGATTTCGGCTGGGCCATGATGCTCCCCGCATTCCGCGGCGTGGAAGCCGTGATGGGCATCGAAGGGCTTTCCAACCCGCGCGGCTTCATCATCACCGACAAGCACCAGCGCAACACCGCCTATCCCAACATCTTCGGCCTTGGCGTGTGCATCGCGATCCCGCCCGTCGGCCCCACTCCCCTGCCTGTAGGCGTGCCCAAGACCGGCTTCATGATCGAAAGCATGGTCACCGCCATTGCCCAGAACCTGAAGGAAATCCTTGCCGGGCAGGAACCGACCCACGAGGCGACCTGGAACGCGATCTGCCTGGCCGATTTCGGCAATGGCGGCGTGGCCTTCGTCGCCAAACCGCAGATCCCGCCGCGCAACGTCAACTGGGCGAGCGAGGGCAAGTGGGTTCACTTGGCCAAGATCGGCTTCGAGAAATACTTCCTGCACAAGGTCCGCAGCGGCGAGAGCGAGCCGTTCTACGAAAAGCTCGCCCTGCATGTGCTGGGCGTGAAGAAGCTGCGTTTCAACTGA
- a CDS encoding DUF2892 domain-containing protein, producing MNLDRSVLAFAGIVVLLSSILSVTVHPYWIALTIFAGLNMLQASFTGFCPAAMIFKKLGVRSGTAFN from the coding sequence ATGAACCTCGATCGTTCCGTCCTCGCTTTCGCAGGCATTGTGGTGCTGCTCAGTTCCATTCTTTCGGTCACCGTTCATCCCTACTGGATCGCGCTGACGATCTTTGCCGGGCTGAACATGCTGCAGGCCAGCTTCACCGGCTTCTGCCCGGCAGCGATGATCTTCAAGAAGCTGGGCGTGCGCAGCGGCACGGCCTTCAACTGA
- a CDS encoding TolC family protein codes for MKFRHLVLLGTGLGLLPLSPPAGAQSLDEVTAIALEHSPAIAGADARAEAAAAQLDYAKAQNLPDLNAQGQIGFGRIDPQGFFGLSADDVTPRTAQVTAEMPLLTFGRTGGGIDAARGGSKAAELMARQARLNLRVEVAAAYAEAISAKRLLGSYDLLRLSLAEVVRQSELKFKVGAATSTDLAQAKARLAEADAGYAAADGRLKAAMAGLRTLTGLDAVTLDETLPAPPQVPATREEAMAMALAGNPQLLAAGKAVEAAEGKHRMAKGDTLPMVGAYAEAASVRDQFFPGYAADSYSAGLRVKWNFFSSGRNGAKARAAGSEADAAQADYDMARLRTEQAAITAHDGYETAKLMLTAAEARQAAAKEALRGTKLEVEAGAKPQLALLDAQREAIEAEAALSGAQGRVIASAYQLRAVAGME; via the coding sequence ATGAAATTCCGCCATCTCGTCCTTCTGGGCACCGGACTGGGTCTACTCCCCCTTTCCCCCCCGGCCGGTGCCCAGTCCCTCGACGAAGTGACCGCGATCGCGCTGGAGCATTCCCCCGCGATTGCCGGGGCGGATGCGCGCGCCGAGGCGGCGGCGGCCCAGCTCGATTATGCCAAGGCGCAGAACCTGCCGGACCTCAATGCACAGGGCCAGATCGGCTTCGGCCGGATCGACCCGCAGGGCTTCTTCGGCCTTTCCGCCGACGATGTGACCCCGCGCACGGCGCAGGTGACGGCCGAAATGCCGCTGCTGACATTCGGGCGCACTGGCGGCGGGATCGACGCGGCGCGCGGCGGTTCGAAGGCGGCCGAACTGATGGCCCGTCAGGCCCGGCTCAATTTGCGGGTGGAAGTGGCTGCCGCCTATGCGGAGGCCATTTCGGCCAAGCGCCTGCTGGGCAGCTATGATCTGCTGCGCCTGTCGCTGGCCGAAGTGGTCCGCCAATCCGAACTCAAGTTCAAGGTCGGCGCGGCGACCTCTACCGATCTGGCCCAGGCCAAGGCCCGGCTGGCGGAGGCCGATGCCGGTTATGCCGCCGCCGATGGTCGCCTGAAGGCCGCCATGGCAGGCCTGCGGACGCTGACCGGCCTCGATGCCGTGACGCTCGACGAAACGCTCCCTGCCCCGCCGCAGGTGCCTGCGACGCGCGAAGAGGCCATGGCGATGGCTCTGGCGGGCAATCCGCAACTGCTCGCCGCCGGGAAGGCCGTCGAAGCTGCGGAAGGCAAGCACCGCATGGCCAAGGGCGATACGCTGCCGATGGTGGGTGCCTATGCCGAAGCGGCCAGCGTGAGGGACCAGTTCTTCCCCGGCTATGCCGCCGATTCCTATTCCGCTGGCCTTCGGGTGAAGTGGAACTTCTTCTCTTCCGGCCGCAACGGCGCCAAGGCGCGCGCTGCCGGATCGGAAGCCGATGCCGCCCAGGCCGATTACGACATGGCCCGCCTGCGCACCGAGCAGGCCGCGATTACCGCGCATGACGGCTATGAAACCGCAAAGCTGATGCTGACGGCCGCCGAAGCGCGGCAGGCCGCCGCGAAAGAGGCTTTGCGCGGAACCAAGCTTGAAGTCGAAGCCGGAGCCAAGCCACAGCTTGCC